The Rubrivirga sp. SAORIC476 genome contains a region encoding:
- a CDS encoding lipocalin-like domain-containing protein: MRTALLLALLLPALSACSDARRPVGATVSVAEAMSGDTTGYDRAEFVREFVFPQDHGPHPGFKAEWWYVTGNVRATDGTDRRFGIQFTVFRSALSPDTVASGRASGWAADQLYMAHVAVGDVSGERFYEQERFARGAAGLAGASADPVSAYLGPVRLTGVGDATGAVPLRLTGSADGATFDLTARPTKPVVLQGDRGLSQKGVGAGNASYYYAQTRMATTGTITLPGGEAVPVEGLTWFDREWSTSALGAGQVGWDWFALHLDDGRDLMLYQLRREDGSKDPLSEGSLVAVDGTKTRLDAADFELTPLDTWTSPRGGAYPTRWRVRVPEAGIEVEVTAAFEAQELDATIRYWEGAVDVTGATPGVGFLEMTGYADGQEGSARPTPGA; encoded by the coding sequence GTGCGTACCGCTCTCCTGCTCGCCCTTCTCCTCCCGGCGCTCTCCGCGTGCTCCGACGCGCGCCGTCCCGTGGGCGCGACCGTCTCCGTCGCCGAGGCCATGTCCGGCGACACGACGGGCTACGATCGGGCCGAGTTCGTCCGCGAGTTCGTCTTCCCCCAGGACCACGGCCCGCACCCGGGCTTCAAGGCCGAATGGTGGTACGTGACCGGCAACGTCCGCGCGACCGACGGCACGGACCGGCGCTTCGGGATCCAGTTCACCGTCTTCCGCTCGGCGCTGTCGCCAGACACCGTCGCCTCGGGCCGCGCGTCGGGGTGGGCGGCCGACCAACTCTACATGGCCCACGTCGCCGTCGGCGATGTGTCCGGCGAGCGGTTCTACGAGCAGGAGCGGTTCGCACGCGGGGCCGCCGGGCTGGCGGGCGCGTCCGCCGACCCCGTCTCGGCCTACCTCGGCCCGGTCCGCCTGACGGGCGTCGGCGACGCCACCGGGGCGGTGCCGCTGCGTCTCACCGGCAGCGCCGACGGCGCGACGTTCGACCTCACCGCGCGTCCCACCAAGCCGGTCGTGCTCCAGGGCGACCGCGGGCTGAGCCAGAAGGGCGTCGGCGCGGGCAACGCGAGCTACTACTACGCCCAGACGCGCATGGCGACGACGGGCACGATCACCCTCCCTGGGGGCGAGGCGGTCCCGGTGGAGGGCCTGACGTGGTTCGACCGCGAGTGGTCCACCTCGGCACTGGGTGCCGGGCAGGTGGGCTGGGACTGGTTCGCGCTCCACCTCGACGACGGCCGCGACCTGATGCTCTACCAGCTCCGCCGGGAGGATGGCTCGAAGGACCCGCTCTCCGAAGGATCCCTGGTCGCCGTGGACGGGACCAAGACGCGCCTCGACGCGGCCGACTTCGAGTTGACCCCGCTCGACACGTGGACGAGCCCGCGTGGCGGTGCTTACCCGACCCGCTGGCGCGTCCGCGTGCCCGAGGCGGGCATCGAGGTGGAGGTGACGGCGGCGTTCGAGGCGCAGGAACTCGACGCCACCATCCGGTACTGGGAGGGCGCGGTCGACGTGACGGGCGCGACGCCGGGCGTCGGGTTCCTCGAAATGACCGGCTACGCGGATGGGCAGGAGGGATCGGCACGGCCGACGCCCGGCGCCTAG
- a CDS encoding nuclear transport factor 2 family protein — MTLLERAQHLQDLASSGETIFEAIDTYYADDVEVVEATGETFHGRETQAGRVQEWIESVEAIHGGGLTAIAAHETAEGTGVVFAETTTDVTFKGAPRTQFDEVAVQRWEGGKVVHERFYYPTAGMNDGA; from the coding sequence ATGACTCTGCTCGAACGCGCCCAGCACCTCCAAGACCTCGCCTCCTCCGGCGAGACCATCTTCGAGGCCATCGACACCTACTACGCCGACGACGTCGAAGTCGTCGAAGCCACCGGCGAGACCTTTCACGGCCGCGAGACCCAGGCGGGCCGCGTCCAGGAGTGGATCGAGTCGGTCGAAGCCATCCACGGCGGCGGCCTGACCGCCATCGCCGCCCACGAGACCGCCGAGGGGACCGGCGTCGTGTTCGCCGAGACGACCACAGACGTGACGTTCAAGGGCGCGCCCCGGACTCAGTTCGACGAGGTCGCCGTCCAGCGCTGGGAAGGCGGCAAGGTGGTCCACGAGCGGTTCTACTACCCGACCGCGGGAATGAACGACGGCGCATAG
- a CDS encoding LapA family protein has protein sequence MRTLIALLFLLVILGVLLATQDANLTNEVRLALPFVDVDWTGPVLWMIGGFFGAGLVLGYLVALPGRVGASLKARKLEKQLPKTSTVTPTASGAASPAPTARKGTAPTEADEMQRLADEVARRTEAVQQTNPPPPPTV, from the coding sequence ATGCGTACGCTGATCGCCCTCCTGTTCCTCCTCGTCATCCTCGGCGTCCTGCTGGCGACGCAGGACGCCAACCTGACCAACGAGGTCCGCCTCGCGCTGCCCTTCGTCGATGTCGACTGGACCGGACCGGTCCTGTGGATGATCGGCGGCTTCTTCGGGGCGGGCCTGGTGCTCGGCTACCTCGTCGCTCTGCCCGGCCGCGTCGGCGCGTCGCTGAAGGCGCGCAAGCTGGAGAAGCAACTCCCCAAGACCAGCACCGTCACGCCGACCGCGAGCGGCGCCGCGTCGCCCGCGCCGACGGCCCGCAAGGGCACCGCGCCCACCGAGGCGGACGAAATGCAGCGACTCGCCGACGAGGTCGCCCGACGCACCGAGGCGGTCCAGCAGACCAACCCGCCGCCGCCGCCGACCGTCTGA
- the corA gene encoding magnesium/cobalt transporter CorA has product MPPPGPRVRSRLVDRASHTLGRAPGVPVPAHPDTPPARLSAFRYDADRVEAFDDLSPAEARALADGSGVTWLNVDGVADAETVSAVGHAFGLHPLVIEDLVHVGQRPKLELYDSPAAPEVTHVFVVAKMIQATETDVTEAYCDVDSGAAGHVIEQVGLVLGPGWVLSFQEVTGDVFEPLRERLRTSAGRVRTVGADYLLYALLDLIVDHVFVTLERVGDAIETLEERALDTPSPKVQAALSGLRREVAVLRRAIWPLREVLAALQREDVPYVQPSTRPYLRDAYDHLVQIVEVVESLRDVLGSVSDLYLSSLGMRQNEVMKVLTVVGTLFLPLGFLTGLYGMNFDVMPELHWRYGYFALLGVMALIAVGTLAYFRRKGWI; this is encoded by the coding sequence ATGCCGCCGCCCGGCCCGCGCGTCCGCAGCCGCCTCGTCGACCGGGCCTCGCACACGCTCGGTCGCGCACCCGGCGTCCCGGTCCCCGCCCACCCGGACACTCCCCCGGCGCGACTCTCGGCCTTCCGCTACGACGCCGACCGCGTCGAGGCGTTCGACGACCTCTCGCCTGCCGAGGCGCGCGCGCTGGCCGACGGGTCCGGCGTGACGTGGCTCAATGTGGACGGCGTCGCGGACGCGGAGACGGTCAGCGCAGTCGGGCACGCCTTCGGGCTGCACCCGCTGGTGATCGAGGACCTCGTCCACGTGGGGCAGCGCCCGAAGCTGGAGCTCTACGACTCGCCCGCGGCGCCCGAGGTGACGCATGTGTTCGTCGTCGCCAAGATGATCCAGGCGACCGAGACGGACGTGACAGAGGCGTACTGCGACGTCGACTCCGGCGCAGCCGGGCACGTGATCGAACAGGTGGGGCTGGTGCTCGGCCCTGGCTGGGTGCTCTCGTTCCAGGAGGTCACGGGAGACGTGTTCGAGCCGCTCCGCGAGCGTCTCCGCACGAGCGCCGGGCGCGTCCGCACCGTCGGGGCGGACTACCTCCTCTACGCGTTGCTCGACCTGATCGTGGACCACGTCTTCGTGACGCTGGAGCGCGTCGGGGATGCCATCGAGACGCTGGAGGAGCGCGCCCTCGACACCCCCTCCCCGAAGGTCCAGGCTGCGCTCTCGGGCCTGCGCCGGGAGGTCGCGGTGCTGCGCCGCGCCATCTGGCCGCTCCGCGAGGTGCTGGCGGCGCTCCAGCGCGAGGATGTCCCGTACGTCCAGCCCTCCACACGCCCCTACCTGCGCGACGCCTACGACCACCTGGTGCAAATCGTGGAAGTGGTCGAGTCCCTCCGCGACGTGCTCGGCTCCGTGTCGGACCTGTACCTGTCGTCGCTCGGAATGCGCCAGAACGAAGTCATGAAGGTGCTCACGGTCGTCGGCACGCTGTTCCTCCCACTCGGCTTTCTGACGGGCCTCTACGGAATGAACTTCGACGTGATGCCGGAGCTGCACTGGCGCTACGGCTACTTCGCGCTCCTCGGCGTGATGGCGCTGATCGCCGTCGGCACGCTGGCCTACTTCCGCCGCAAGGGGTGGATCTAG
- a CDS encoding FG-GAP-like repeat-containing protein, with the protein MRFLVLALLVATPLAAQTFTREATPFPVMLDGVEVESPFVGGFFEPRPTLLDIDADGDADLIVNVGGAGLQVFRRDGDRWVWQTDRLGGIEPGNWSTFADLDGDGDYDLLTRGDPGRVRYWRNVGTPQAAQFEVGAALLRDAAGEPVNIEDSSIPALGDIDGDGDADLFAGKADIGTITTYQNEGVDANGVPVFSFLTDRYQDIVIYEENPQCAPAAGRATPSREAGGADLPQRGSMHGANAIALADLNGDDAPELFWGDFFAPSLFYFLNRGTPTDPQLTLASERFPVGQPLSSGGYNAPTYGDLEGDGDLDLLVGVQRGLCFQARTAVSNLIAFENEGTAEAPDLRLRTDRLIDGLDLGQRTTVALADLDGDGDLDLVLGNELDPDDTSRANLVRYENVGTASAPAFELADDDWLELAYDFGAYAPVFGDLDGDGDLDLLVGGFNGRFAFLRNTGSARAPAFDREDDRFEGVDTGQYARGTLGDLDGDGDLDLIGGASSGRVRVYRNVGTSAVPSFATESNGAPTADDEAFRVAVGIPERLDGDAAPALSDLDGDGDLDLLLGTAQGEILVYQNVGTPTAPMFEAAESVVAGRRRTTPTLGDLDGDGRPEILAGTSAGGVLFWRGSGGTWAEPAPSPDLGLRVTPNPSTGAVSFRAPSAQGEVVVYDVRGRRVADVLLSSGQAAWDGTEADGQPAASGVYLAQLQTRQGVQTVPFTRVR; encoded by the coding sequence ATGCGCTTTCTCGTTCTCGCCCTCCTCGTCGCCACGCCGCTGGCCGCCCAGACGTTCACCCGGGAGGCGACCCCGTTCCCCGTCATGCTCGATGGCGTGGAGGTCGAGTCGCCGTTCGTCGGTGGCTTCTTCGAGCCGCGCCCGACGCTCCTCGACATCGATGCGGATGGCGACGCGGACCTGATCGTCAACGTCGGGGGGGCCGGGCTGCAGGTCTTCCGCCGCGACGGCGACCGGTGGGTCTGGCAGACCGACCGCCTGGGCGGCATCGAGCCCGGCAACTGGTCCACCTTCGCCGACCTCGATGGCGACGGCGACTACGACCTGCTGACGCGGGGCGACCCGGGGCGCGTCCGCTACTGGCGCAACGTGGGGACCCCCCAGGCGGCTCAGTTCGAAGTCGGCGCGGCGCTCCTGCGCGACGCGGCCGGCGAGCCGGTCAACATCGAGGACTCGTCCATCCCCGCGCTCGGCGACATCGACGGCGACGGCGACGCGGACCTGTTCGCGGGCAAGGCCGACATCGGCACCATCACGACCTACCAGAACGAGGGCGTCGACGCGAACGGCGTGCCGGTGTTCAGCTTCCTGACCGACCGGTACCAGGACATCGTCATCTACGAGGAGAACCCGCAGTGCGCCCCGGCGGCGGGCCGCGCCACGCCCAGCCGGGAGGCCGGCGGAGCCGACCTCCCGCAGCGGGGCTCCATGCACGGCGCCAACGCGATCGCCCTGGCCGACCTCAACGGCGACGACGCACCGGAGCTGTTCTGGGGCGACTTCTTCGCGCCGAGCCTCTTCTACTTCCTCAACCGCGGCACGCCGACCGACCCGCAGCTCACGCTCGCGTCGGAGCGCTTCCCGGTCGGCCAGCCGCTCTCGTCCGGCGGCTACAACGCGCCGACCTACGGCGACCTCGAAGGCGACGGCGACCTCGACCTGCTCGTCGGCGTCCAGCGCGGCCTCTGCTTCCAGGCGCGGACGGCCGTCTCCAACCTGATCGCGTTCGAGAACGAGGGCACGGCCGAGGCGCCCGACCTCCGGCTCCGCACCGACCGCCTGATCGACGGCCTCGACCTCGGGCAGCGCACCACCGTCGCGCTCGCCGACCTCGACGGCGACGGCGACCTCGACCTGGTGCTCGGCAACGAACTCGACCCCGACGACACGTCGCGCGCCAACCTCGTCCGCTACGAGAACGTCGGCACGGCGTCCGCTCCGGCCTTCGAACTGGCGGACGACGACTGGTTGGAACTGGCGTACGACTTCGGCGCCTACGCGCCCGTCTTCGGCGACCTCGACGGCGACGGCGACCTCGACCTGCTGGTCGGCGGCTTCAACGGGCGGTTCGCCTTCCTACGCAACACGGGCTCAGCCCGCGCGCCTGCCTTCGATCGCGAGGACGACCGCTTCGAGGGCGTCGACACGGGGCAGTACGCCCGCGGCACGCTGGGCGACCTCGACGGTGACGGCGACCTCGACCTGATCGGCGGGGCCTCCAGTGGACGCGTCCGCGTGTACCGCAACGTCGGCACGTCCGCGGTCCCGAGCTTCGCCACGGAGTCGAATGGCGCCCCGACCGCCGACGATGAGGCCTTCCGCGTCGCCGTCGGCATCCCCGAGCGCCTCGATGGCGACGCTGCGCCGGCGCTGTCCGACCTCGACGGGGACGGCGACCTCGACCTGCTGCTGGGCACGGCTCAGGGCGAGATCCTGGTGTATCAGAACGTCGGCACCCCGACCGCGCCCATGTTCGAGGCTGCCGAGTCGGTCGTCGCCGGTCGGCGCCGGACCACGCCCACGCTGGGCGACCTCGACGGAGACGGTCGGCCAGAGATCCTCGCGGGCACGTCGGCCGGGGGCGTTCTCTTCTGGCGCGGCAGCGGGGGGACGTGGGCCGAGCCCGCACCGTCTCCCGACCTCGGCCTGCGTGTGACCCCGAACCCCTCCACGGGCGCGGTCTCGTTCCGGGCGCCGTCGGCGCAGGGGGAGGTCGTCGTGTACGACGTGCGTGGGCGGCGCGTGGCGGACGTGCTCCTCTCGTCCGGCCAGGCGGCCTGGGACGGCACCGAGGCGGACGGCCAGCCCGCGGCCTCGGGCGTGTACCTGGCCCAGTTGCAGACGCGCCAGGGCGTCCAGACGGTGCCGTTCACGCGGGTGCGGTAG
- a CDS encoding LD-carboxypeptidase yields MSLPRPLSPSGRVAVVAPASAALDAADAATGLAALRARGLQVDVADVTGGPIAYLSGSDAARAGALNAALRRDDVDALVCLRGGYGLLRILDRIDYEAARAHPKLIVGYSDITALHLALWTEAGLTGVSGPMVASDWAKGLDADTEADFWRVVGGDAGYDVRGPGGEALTPLAEGETEGVLLGGNLALVTALLGTPYLPDLTGAILFVEDVGEAPYRIDGMLARLRLAGVLERLGGLVFGLFTDADVPPDRPTFSVDEVLAQYAPYVGGPVASGLVYGHVPRKSTLPVGVRARLTCDDRAATLHVLDSVTG; encoded by the coding sequence GTGTCCCTCCCCCGCCCGCTCTCGCCATCCGGCCGTGTCGCCGTGGTCGCACCCGCCAGCGCGGCGCTGGACGCCGCCGACGCGGCCACCGGGCTCGCCGCGCTCCGCGCCCGCGGCCTCCAGGTCGACGTCGCCGATGTGACCGGCGGGCCCATCGCCTACCTCTCCGGGTCCGACGCCGCTCGTGCCGGCGCCCTCAACGCCGCCCTCCGCCGCGACGACGTGGACGCCCTCGTGTGCCTCCGGGGCGGCTACGGCCTGCTCCGGATCCTCGACCGGATCGACTACGAAGCCGCTCGCGCGCACCCCAAGCTGATCGTCGGCTACTCCGACATCACCGCGCTCCACCTCGCCCTCTGGACGGAGGCCGGGCTGACGGGCGTTTCCGGTCCGATGGTCGCTTCCGACTGGGCGAAGGGGCTCGACGCCGACACCGAGGCGGACTTCTGGCGCGTCGTCGGCGGGGACGCCGGGTACGACGTGCGCGGCCCGGGCGGCGAGGCGCTGACGCCGCTGGCCGAGGGCGAGACCGAGGGCGTGCTGCTCGGCGGCAACCTCGCGCTCGTCACGGCGCTGCTCGGCACCCCCTACCTCCCCGACCTGACCGGCGCGATCCTGTTCGTCGAGGACGTGGGCGAGGCGCCGTACCGGATCGACGGGATGCTCGCCCGCCTCCGCCTCGCGGGGGTGCTGGAGCGACTCGGCGGGCTGGTGTTCGGGCTGTTCACCGACGCCGACGTGCCGCCCGACCGGCCGACGTTCTCGGTCGACGAGGTGCTGGCGCAGTACGCGCCGTACGTCGGTGGGCCGGTGGCGAGCGGGCTCGTGTATGGGCATGTGCCGCGCAAGAGCACCCTGCCGGTCGGCGTCCGCGCCCGGCTGACGTGCGACGACCGCGCGGCCACGCTCCACGTGCTCGACTCCGTCACGGGATGA
- a CDS encoding SemiSWEET family sugar transporter encodes MTGITLLGLAAAACTTASFIPQVVKAWRSGSSADLSLGMYVLITLGIGLWLVYGLLVRDLPIIAANAVTLVLVASLLVHILRTRPR; translated from the coding sequence ATGACCGGCATCACGCTTCTCGGCCTCGCCGCCGCAGCCTGCACGACGGCCTCCTTCATTCCCCAGGTCGTGAAGGCGTGGCGGTCCGGCTCGTCGGCGGATCTCTCCCTGGGGATGTACGTCCTCATCACGCTCGGCATCGGGCTCTGGCTGGTCTACGGCCTCCTGGTGCGCGACCTCCCCATCATCGCGGCCAACGCGGTCACGCTCGTGCTGGTCGCCTCGCTCTTGGTCCACATCCTCCGCACCCGGCCCCGCTGA
- the purN gene encoding phosphoribosylglycinamide formyltransferase: MRLAFFASGGGSNVGAILDAIDAGALRAEPVLLISDRPGCGALARAEARGLPTEVIAPLSDETHFSDALLDALARAEADTVALAGYLRKIPAPVVWAFRDRILNVHPSLLPAFGGTGWYGRRVHQGVLDAGCRVSGATVHLVDDQYDTGPIVLQEAVRVQPDDTAETLAARVLAVEHRLFPDALALLADGRLRVADGRVSLLSTPPSAP, from the coding sequence ATGCGCCTCGCCTTCTTCGCCTCCGGCGGCGGCTCCAACGTCGGCGCGATCCTGGACGCCATCGACGCGGGGGCGCTCCGCGCTGAGCCGGTGCTCCTCATCAGCGACCGACCCGGGTGCGGGGCTCTCGCCCGCGCCGAGGCGCGCGGCCTCCCGACCGAGGTGATCGCGCCGCTCTCCGACGAGACCCACTTCTCAGACGCCCTCCTCGACGCCCTCGCCCGCGCCGAGGCCGACACGGTGGCGCTGGCGGGCTACCTCCGCAAGATCCCCGCGCCCGTCGTGTGGGCCTTCCGCGACCGCATCCTGAACGTCCACCCGTCGCTGCTGCCCGCGTTCGGCGGGACCGGGTGGTACGGGAGGCGCGTCCACCAGGGCGTGCTCGACGCCGGGTGCCGCGTCTCCGGCGCCACGGTCCACCTCGTCGACGACCAATACGACACCGGGCCGATCGTGCTGCAGGAGGCCGTCCGCGTCCAGCCCGACGACACCGCCGAGACGCTGGCCGCGCGCGTCCTCGCCGTCGAGCACCGCCTCTTCCCCGACGCCCTCGCCCTCCTCGCCGACGGCCGCCTCCGCGTGGCCGACGGCCGCGTTTCCCTCCTCTCCACCCCGCCCTCCGCCCCGTGA
- the purH gene encoding bifunctional phosphoribosylaminoimidazolecarboxamide formyltransferase/IMP cyclohydrolase: MAVKDLPDPPDRAPVRRALLSVSDKTGLADLGQRLHALGVEMLSTGGTARALREAGVPVTDVADATGFPEILGGRVKSLHPAIHGGILARRTDPEDLAELAEHGIGAIDLVVVNLYPFREATKGGATDAVAAENVDIGGPGMLRAAAKNFASVAAVVDPADYDAVADELEAHDGTLAMATRRRLAGAAFAHTADYDTAIAAFFAQDSAASASADAEAKALPASFTVDLSKAGEDLRYGENPHQRAALYGDASERYDVLHGKALSFNNLIDLTAALDLIAEFDGGRPTVAILKHTNPCGVGQAETLAEAYAKAFATDRQSPFGGIVVVNQPLDRATAEAIDAVFTEIIIAPSFEEGVLDFLMQKANRRLVRADLSASGTGPTVRTVAGGLLVQDRDATLAADVRDGWTVPTERQPSEREWADLDFAWRVCKHVKSNAIVYAKDGATLGIGAGQMSRIDASEIAVSKGAKSALDFAGCVVASDAFFPFADGLEAAAEAGATAAVQPGGSVRDDEVIAAANARGVAMAFTGTRHFRH; this comes from the coding sequence ATCGCTGTCAAGGACCTCCCCGACCCGCCCGACCGCGCGCCCGTGCGCCGCGCTCTCCTCTCCGTCAGCGACAAGACCGGCCTGGCCGACCTCGGGCAACGGCTCCACGCGCTCGGCGTCGAGATGCTGTCGACCGGCGGCACCGCCCGCGCGCTTCGCGAGGCGGGCGTGCCGGTGACCGACGTGGCCGACGCGACCGGCTTCCCGGAGATCCTCGGCGGGCGCGTCAAGAGCCTCCACCCGGCCATCCACGGCGGCATCCTGGCGCGACGCACCGACCCGGAGGATCTGGCCGAGCTGGCCGAGCACGGCATCGGCGCCATCGACCTGGTGGTCGTCAACCTGTACCCGTTCCGCGAAGCCACGAAGGGTGGCGCGACGGACGCGGTCGCGGCCGAGAACGTCGACATCGGCGGGCCGGGCATGCTGCGCGCGGCGGCCAAGAACTTCGCCTCCGTCGCCGCGGTCGTGGACCCGGCCGACTACGACGCCGTCGCCGACGAACTGGAGGCGCACGACGGGACGCTCGCGATGGCGACCCGGCGCCGACTCGCGGGCGCGGCGTTCGCCCACACGGCCGACTACGACACCGCCATCGCGGCGTTCTTCGCCCAGGACTCGGCCGCCTCGGCCTCCGCAGACGCCGAGGCAAAGGCCCTGCCCGCCTCATTCACAGTCGACCTGTCGAAGGCAGGCGAGGACTTGCGCTACGGCGAAAACCCTCACCAGCGCGCCGCGCTCTACGGCGACGCCTCGGAACGCTACGACGTGCTCCACGGCAAAGCGCTGTCGTTCAACAACCTGATCGACCTGACGGCGGCGCTCGACCTGATCGCCGAGTTCGACGGCGGACGGCCGACGGTCGCCATCCTGAAGCACACCAACCCGTGCGGCGTCGGGCAGGCCGAGACGCTGGCCGAGGCCTACGCGAAGGCGTTCGCCACCGACCGCCAGAGCCCGTTCGGCGGCATCGTGGTGGTCAACCAACCGCTGGACCGGGCGACGGCCGAGGCCATCGACGCGGTGTTCACCGAGATCATCATCGCGCCGTCGTTCGAGGAGGGCGTGCTCGATTTCCTGATGCAGAAGGCCAACCGCCGCCTCGTCCGCGCCGACCTGTCCGCCTCGGGCACGGGACCGACCGTGCGGACGGTCGCGGGCGGGCTCCTCGTCCAGGACCGCGACGCGACGCTGGCTGCCGACGTGCGTGACGGGTGGACGGTGCCGACCGAGCGCCAGCCGTCCGAGCGCGAGTGGGCCGACCTCGACTTCGCCTGGCGCGTCTGCAAGCACGTCAAGTCGAACGCCATCGTCTACGCCAAGGACGGCGCGACGCTCGGCATCGGTGCGGGGCAGATGAGCCGCATCGACGCGTCGGAGATCGCGGTCTCGAAGGGCGCCAAGTCGGCGCTCGACTTCGCCGGCTGCGTGGTCGCCTCGGACGCTTTCTTCCCCTTCGCCGACGGCCTCGAAGCCGCCGCCGAGGCGGGCGCGACCGCGGCCGTCCAGCCGGGCGGGAGCGTCCGCGACGACGAGGTGATCGCGGCGGCGAACGCGCGCGGCGTGGCGATGGCCTTCACCGGCACCCGGCACTTCCGGCACTGA
- a CDS encoding rod shape-determining protein translates to MLNPFSVDVAIDLGTANTLIHVRDKGIVLNEPSIVAIDRRSGKPVAIGTEALMMHERTHKDIETIRPLNDGVIADFSVADALIRGFIRRIKPGWLTSIGRMVICVPSGITEVERRAVKDAAQNAGARQVMLIDEPMAAAIGIGLNVQEPVGNMIVDIGGGTTEIAVIALNGIVVDESIRVGGNELDEAVMQYFKKHHNLLIGQRTAERIKCEIGSAQKLDPELELSVKGRDLVTGVPKTRVVSSEDVREALRPSVNQIAAAVVRALERTPPELGGDVLERGIMLTGGGALLKGLDEYLRERTELPVFSAEDPLTAVVRGTGAVLEDIDGYMPVLSN, encoded by the coding sequence GTGCTCAACCCGTTCTCGGTCGACGTCGCCATCGACCTCGGCACCGCCAACACGCTCATCCACGTCCGCGACAAGGGCATCGTGCTCAATGAGCCCTCCATCGTCGCCATCGACCGCCGCAGTGGCAAGCCGGTCGCCATCGGCACCGAGGCGCTGATGATGCACGAGCGGACGCACAAGGACATCGAGACCATCCGGCCGCTCAACGACGGCGTCATCGCGGACTTCTCGGTGGCCGACGCCCTCATCCGCGGCTTCATCCGCCGCATCAAGCCGGGCTGGCTGACCAGCATCGGGCGGATGGTGATCTGCGTGCCGAGCGGGATTACGGAGGTCGAGCGCCGCGCCGTCAAGGACGCCGCCCAGAACGCGGGCGCCCGTCAGGTGATGCTCATCGACGAGCCCATGGCGGCAGCCATCGGCATCGGACTGAACGTCCAGGAGCCGGTCGGCAACATGATCGTGGACATCGGCGGCGGCACGACCGAGATCGCGGTGATCGCGCTCAACGGCATCGTCGTGGACGAGTCGATCCGCGTCGGTGGCAACGAGCTCGACGAGGCGGTGATGCAGTACTTCAAGAAGCACCACAACCTGCTCATCGGGCAGCGGACGGCCGAGCGGATCAAGTGCGAGATCGGGTCGGCTCAGAAGCTGGACCCCGAGTTGGAGCTCTCGGTCAAGGGGCGCGACCTCGTGACGGGCGTCCCGAAGACGCGCGTCGTGTCCTCGGAGGACGTGCGCGAGGCGCTGCGGCCCAGCGTCAACCAGATCGCCGCGGCCGTCGTCCGCGCCCTGGAGCGGACGCCCCCGGAGCTCGGCGGCGACGTGCTGGAGCGCGGCATCATGCTCACCGGCGGCGGCGCGCTGCTGAAGGGCCTCGACGAGTACCTCCGCGAGCGCACCGAGCTGCCGGTCTTCTCGGCCGAGGACCCCCTGACGGCGGTCGTCCGGGGCACGGGCGCGGTGCTGGAGGACATCGACGGCTACATGCCGGTGCTGAGCAACTAG
- the mreC gene encoding rod shape-determining protein MreC, with the protein MALAQQIWERTRDYVVFGTLLLIGVVIFVGRNGPALRAARAASLAVTAPVEGVFERAARFRQSLEENERLRMETADLSADVARLREAAAENAQLRALLQFEDTTTIRRVVGRVVAKDITEQSNLLTIDVGERDSVEIGMPVINERGIVGRVILTNDRYAVVMPHQNTQFRVPASIEELGREGVVRWDGASFDKLTMEYVVKTEPVERGMLVVTSPFSGVFPAGISVGRVDTAYAAAGRNDYVIQLEPAAPISEVGYVYVLLTRPDPEQAILEAQARDSLGIERATSALDAQLEAATEE; encoded by the coding sequence ATGGCCCTCGCGCAGCAGATCTGGGAGCGGACCCGTGACTACGTCGTATTCGGGACCCTCCTCCTGATCGGGGTGGTGATCTTCGTCGGCCGCAACGGACCGGCCCTGCGCGCAGCCCGCGCTGCGAGCCTCGCGGTGACGGCCCCGGTCGAGGGCGTCTTCGAGCGCGCCGCGCGCTTCCGTCAGTCGCTGGAGGAGAACGAGCGGCTCCGGATGGAGACGGCCGACCTCTCCGCCGACGTGGCCCGTCTCCGCGAGGCCGCGGCCGAGAACGCCCAGCTTCGCGCGCTTCTCCAGTTCGAGGACACGACCACCATCCGACGCGTGGTCGGGCGTGTGGTGGCGAAGGACATCACCGAGCAGTCCAACCTGCTGACGATCGACGTAGGCGAGCGGGACTCGGTGGAGATCGGGATGCCGGTCATCAACGAGCGGGGGATCGTCGGCCGGGTGATCCTGACCAACGACCGGTACGCGGTCGTGATGCCGCATCAGAACACCCAGTTCCGGGTGCCCGCCTCCATCGAGGAGTTGGGTCGCGAGGGCGTCGTCCGGTGGGACGGCGCGTCATTCGACAAGCTGACGATGGAGTACGTCGTCAAGACGGAGCCGGTCGAGCGCGGCATGCTGGTGGTGACGAGCCCCTTCTCCGGCGTCTTCCCGGCAGGCATCTCGGTCGGCCGCGTGGACACCGCCTACGCGGCGGCAGGTCGGAACGACTACGTGATCCAGCTCGAGCCGGCCGCCCCGATCTCCGAGGTCGGCTACGTGTACGTGCTCCTGACGCGGCCCGACCCGGAGCAGGCGATCTTGGAGGCCCAGGCGCGCGACTCGCTCGGCATCGAGCGGGCGACCTCCGCCCTCGACGCGCAACTGGAGGCGGCGACCGAGGAGTAG